ACCAGTGCCCTTGCAACGGCCACGCGCTGTTGTTCTCCACCGCTGAGCTCAGATGGTTTATGATCCAGTCGTTCAGAAAGACTCAGAAAACCAAGAAGTTCTGTAGCTCTCTTTTCAGCTTCAGCCTTACTTTTTCCTGCAATATAAGCCGGGATACATACATTCTCCAGAGCAGTAAATTCAGGCAGTAGCTGGTGAAACTGAAATACAAATCCGATATTATTATTACGGAAATTAGCCAGGGCCTTTCCCTTAAGGCGGCTGATATCGGTACCATTGTAAAATATAGATCCGCTATCCGGACGATCCAATGTACCAATTATTTGAAGAAGAGTCGTTTTACCCGCACCGCTGGCTCCTACAATTGAAACTACTTCCTTTGCTTCAATTCTTAAATCAATTCCTTTAAGAACCTTAAGGTCTCCATATGCTTTGGTAATGCCGGCAGTGCTAATCATTTATCTCTTTGTAATATCCGTCAGACATTTCATTTGCATCTTTCTGAATATTATCCTGCACCTCATTCATTCCCGATTCGATGTTTTGAGCAACATCATTCATTTCCGACTGAATATTTTCAGCTGTATCATTCATTTCCTGGCGGACTGAAGAAGCTACATCATTCATATCATTCTGGATTGATTCGCTCACATCGTTTACATCCCTCGTTATTTTATCAGAAATATCTGAAACATCTTTTGAGAGGGAATCTTTAACATCATTTAAATCTTTCCTTATATCTACAGTGCTGGATTCAAATTCCCTTTTTATATCATCAGTGGCCTTTTTAAAATCCCGCATACCTCTTCCAACGCTCTTCGCTATATCAGGTAATTTCTCTGCGCCGAAAAGCATCAAGGCAACAACTATAATTATAAATATTTCGGGTCCGCTCATAAATCAAGAATAATGATTATTCCTTTTTTCACAGTCAGCAAAGTTAGAAAAGTTTAATGATTTTCATAAGTATTAAACCAGTATCAATAAGAAAAAAAAGGGACAACCTGATAAGG
This genomic stretch from Bacteroidales bacterium harbors:
- a CDS encoding ABC transporter ATP-binding protein, producing the protein MISTAGITKAYGDLKVLKGIDLRIEAKEVVSIVGASGAGKTTLLQIIGTLDRPDSGSIFYNGTDISRLKGKALANFRNNNIGFVFQFHQLLPEFTALENVCIPAYIAGKSKAEAEKRATELLGFLSLSERLDHKPSELSGGEQQRVAVARALVNNPSVILADEPSGNLDTENKNELHKLFFRLRDTFGQTIIIVTHDRQLAAMSDRIIQIKDGLIVTES
- the tatA gene encoding twin-arginine translocase TatA/TatE family subunit → MSGPEIFIIIVVALMLFGAEKLPDIAKSVGRGMRDFKKATDDIKREFESSTVDIRKDLNDVKDSLSKDVSDISDKITRDVNDVSESIQNDMNDVASSVRQEMNDTAENIQSEMNDVAQNIESGMNEVQDNIQKDANEMSDGYYKEIND